A genomic segment from Janibacter sp. DB-40 encodes:
- a CDS encoding ArsA family ATPase, whose product MLLDVVEGRSVLFVGGKGGVGKTSVASALALAAARRGRRTLVVSTDPAHNLGHLWDRPVGDEIVHLTQGLDGVEIDPARTTDEHLAAVEATMRRLMPEHLHGEVTKHLDLARDAPGTHEAAVLERVAETIEEAEGRYDLVVFDTAPSGHTSRLMSLPETMSAWTEGLLRRQDRSEKFGAALRGLGGHDPDDPGVSVLGDREGSTRGPDRRGRRDQEIRRILTRRQTRFTRLRELLQDERRTAFLIVLTAERLPVLETIELHAQLERTGVDVAALVVNKRSPADVGGFLESRRAQEEEHLAVLHQRLPGVPVVQLPLLGADIVGADAVADFAEILGTPAG is encoded by the coding sequence CTGCTGCTAGACGTCGTCGAGGGCCGCTCGGTCCTCTTCGTCGGCGGCAAGGGCGGGGTCGGCAAGACGAGCGTCGCCTCCGCCCTCGCCCTCGCCGCCGCGCGAAGGGGGCGACGCACCCTCGTCGTCTCCACGGACCCGGCGCACAACCTCGGTCACCTGTGGGACCGCCCGGTCGGTGACGAGATCGTCCACCTCACGCAGGGATTGGACGGGGTCGAGATCGACCCCGCCCGCACCACCGACGAGCACCTGGCGGCGGTCGAGGCGACGATGCGCCGGCTGATGCCGGAGCACCTGCACGGCGAGGTCACCAAGCACCTCGACCTCGCCCGCGACGCCCCCGGCACGCACGAGGCGGCCGTCCTCGAGCGCGTCGCCGAGACGATCGAGGAGGCCGAGGGCCGCTACGACCTCGTCGTCTTCGACACCGCACCCTCGGGGCACACGAGTCGGCTGATGTCCCTGCCGGAGACGATGTCCGCGTGGACCGAGGGGCTGCTGCGGCGGCAGGACCGCTCGGAGAAGTTCGGCGCCGCCCTGCGCGGACTCGGGGGCCACGACCCCGATGACCCGGGTGTCTCGGTCCTCGGCGACCGGGAGGGCTCGACGCGCGGGCCGGACCGGCGCGGCCGGCGCGACCAGGAGATCCGTCGCATCCTGACCCGTCGGCAGACGCGCTTCACGCGGCTGCGCGAGCTGCTGCAGGACGAGCGACGCACCGCCTTCCTCATCGTGCTCACCGCCGAGCGGCTGCCTGTGCTGGAGACGATCGAGCTGCACGCGCAGCTGGAGCGCACCGGCGTCGACGTCGCCGCTCTCGTGGTCAACAAGCGCTCCCCCGCCGACGTCGGTGGGTTCCTGGAGTCGCGACGCGCCCAGGAGGAGGAGCACCTGGCGGTGCTCCACCAGCGGCTGCCCGGCGTGCCGGTGGTCCAGCTGCCGCTGCTCGGGGCGGACATCGTCGGCGCGGACGCGGTGGCCGACTTCGCGGAGATCCTCGGGACCCCGGCGGGTTGA
- a CDS encoding cory-CC-star protein, with protein sequence MTWLERFSAGLKEFYYAPYRQAFARAKQEEDDLFMMLVLSEALGVPNPASYYTAELLPVMYDRVHEWHTRMGLDRSPLDQFSCCC encoded by the coding sequence ATGACCTGGCTCGAGCGCTTCTCGGCAGGGCTGAAGGAGTTCTACTACGCGCCTTATCGGCAGGCCTTCGCCCGGGCGAAGCAGGAGGAGGACGACCTCTTCATGATGCTCGTGCTCTCCGAGGCGCTCGGCGTGCCCAACCCGGCGAGCTACTACACCGCCGAGCTGCTGCCGGTGATGTACGACCGGGTGCACGAGTGGCACACCCGGATGGGTCTGGACCGCTCGCCGCTGGACCAGTTCTCGTGCTGCTGCTAG
- a CDS encoding MFS transporter — translation MINDDLATPGGAATPRATAMTTPAERRRAQSSSFLGSAVEYYDFLLYAAAAGLVFPDLFFSEVDHGTGVLLSYLTLFTGYVSRPIGGLLFGHFGDKLGRKNMLVVTLLVMGIVSMVIGMMPTAASIGIAAPILLAVLRLVQGLAVGGEWAGAMLMAGEHSTNRSKGIGASLAMAGAPFGAVMATLVLGMTTGLTGDAFFEWGWRVPFLLSAVVVAVGLYLRLRVSESPEFEAARKRGEIHTGLPVAVLFTSYRRTVVLGSLAVMAPLFMQGLLAVFMVPYVVASGAVSQENALYMLTLSNFVHVFTIPLFAWLSDRLGRKPVMLAGAAFSAVAIWPMFMLFGSGDPMLITIAFLVGNPLIQATMYGPVGAYLSELFEPAARYSGVSLTYQLGSLLGAGLSPLVAQRLVGADASTTNLAWYIVGAYVVSAVALIFSRRVAAPEAGRRESAEEAVTVA, via the coding sequence ATGATCAACGATGATCTCGCCACGCCCGGCGGCGCTGCGACGCCGCGGGCCACCGCCATGACGACGCCCGCCGAGCGACGCCGCGCGCAGTCGTCCAGCTTCCTCGGCTCGGCCGTGGAGTACTACGACTTCCTGCTGTACGCGGCCGCTGCCGGTCTCGTCTTCCCGGATCTGTTCTTCTCCGAGGTCGACCACGGCACCGGGGTCCTGCTGAGCTACCTGACGCTCTTCACCGGATACGTCTCCCGGCCGATCGGTGGCCTGCTCTTCGGCCACTTCGGCGACAAGCTCGGCCGCAAGAACATGCTCGTGGTCACCCTGCTCGTCATGGGCATCGTCTCGATGGTCATCGGCATGATGCCGACGGCCGCGAGCATCGGCATCGCCGCCCCGATCCTGCTGGCGGTCCTGCGGCTCGTCCAGGGACTCGCGGTCGGCGGCGAGTGGGCCGGCGCGATGCTCATGGCCGGCGAGCACTCCACCAACCGCTCCAAGGGCATCGGTGCGAGCCTGGCGATGGCCGGTGCCCCCTTCGGCGCCGTCATGGCCACCCTCGTCCTCGGCATGACCACCGGGCTCACCGGGGACGCCTTCTTCGAGTGGGGCTGGCGCGTGCCCTTCCTGCTCTCCGCGGTCGTCGTCGCCGTCGGGCTCTACCTGCGGCTGCGCGTCTCGGAGTCGCCGGAGTTCGAGGCGGCCCGCAAGCGCGGTGAGATCCACACCGGCCTGCCGGTCGCGGTGCTCTTCACCAGCTACCGCCGCACGGTCGTGCTCGGCAGCCTCGCGGTCATGGCACCGCTGTTCATGCAGGGCCTGCTTGCGGTCTTCATGGTCCCCTACGTCGTCGCGAGCGGCGCCGTCTCCCAGGAGAACGCGCTGTACATGCTCACCCTGAGCAACTTCGTGCACGTTTTCACGATCCCGCTCTTCGCCTGGCTCAGCGACCGCCTCGGCCGCAAGCCGGTGATGCTCGCCGGTGCCGCCTTCTCGGCCGTCGCGATCTGGCCGATGTTCATGCTCTTCGGCAGCGGCGACCCCATGCTGATCACGATCGCCTTCCTCGTCGGCAACCCGCTGATCCAGGCCACGATGTACGGCCCCGTCGGGGCGTACCTGTCCGAGCTCTTCGAGCCCGCGGCCCGCTACTCGGGCGTCTCGCTGACCTACCAGCTCGGCTCCCTCCTGGGTGCCGGCCTGTCGCCGCTCGTCGCGCAGCGACTCGTCGGCGCCGACGCCAGCACGACGAACCTCGCCTGGTACATCGTCGGCGCCTACGTCGTCAGTGCCGTCGCGCTCATCTTCTCCCGCCGCGTGGCCGCGCCGGAGGCGGGGCGAAGGGAGTCGGCCGAGGAAGCGGTGACGGTCGCCTGA
- a CDS encoding bifunctional 3-(3-hydroxy-phenyl)propionate/3-hydroxycinnamic acid hydroxylase gives MHSEVMIVGAGPVGLALANLLGRYSRDVTLLESRSRLIDYPRGVGLDDESMRSIQTMGLVEQVEPYTIPHHVMRLVNGRGETMVTNAPQGEPFGWPRKFGFIQPLVDQQLHEGLERFGNVRVLFDHTVTRSVDRGEHVEVTATVTEPDGSTREQVFTADYLVGCEGGSSPTRKRMDVDFVGESPSTRWVVIDVNNDPLGAPNVYLGADPARPYVSIGLPHGIRRWEFMLFDDEPSERVEDDAFVAALLADHVPDSSTLDVIRRRVFTHHGRIASSFRQGRILIAGDAAHLMPVWMGQGWNSGMRDATNLAWKLASVLAGQADESLLDTYDVERRDHAKAMIDLSMTFGSVIKPTNRAVCAVRDTVSRAMNLSPKVKAYFADMRFKPMPFYAKGVVVSPDSLLPGEQERRRTSRFMTVRNAVDKQTPVGKQFIQPRVNTHEHTGVRLDDVIGPWWTVAAWGNDPARLFTPEERRQLEHMGARFVSFMSESQRPWAEREYAGSGTLVVGDTDGSLKGWFDRSAMGVVFLRPDRFVAAACLAQESGRALAALRVAMGATSVGSLQGPAADDFAQLAVSA, from the coding sequence ATGCACAGTGAAGTGATGATCGTGGGAGCCGGCCCCGTCGGCCTGGCACTGGCCAACCTCCTGGGCCGCTACAGCCGGGACGTGACCCTGCTCGAGTCGCGCAGCCGGCTCATCGACTACCCCCGGGGCGTGGGCCTGGACGACGAGTCGATGCGCTCGATCCAGACCATGGGCCTCGTCGAGCAGGTCGAGCCGTACACGATCCCGCACCACGTGATGCGCCTGGTCAACGGCAGGGGCGAGACGATGGTGACCAACGCCCCCCAGGGCGAGCCCTTCGGGTGGCCGCGCAAGTTCGGCTTCATCCAGCCGCTCGTCGACCAGCAGCTGCACGAGGGCCTCGAGCGCTTCGGGAACGTCAGGGTCCTCTTCGACCACACGGTCACCCGCAGCGTCGACCGCGGCGAGCACGTCGAGGTCACCGCGACCGTCACCGAGCCGGACGGGTCGACCCGCGAGCAGGTCTTCACCGCGGACTACCTCGTCGGTTGCGAAGGGGGGTCCTCCCCCACGCGCAAGCGGATGGACGTCGACTTCGTCGGCGAGTCCCCGTCGACCCGGTGGGTCGTCATCGACGTCAACAACGACCCGCTCGGCGCGCCCAATGTCTACCTCGGCGCCGACCCGGCGCGCCCCTACGTCTCGATCGGCCTACCGCACGGCATCCGTCGCTGGGAGTTCATGCTCTTCGACGACGAGCCCAGCGAGCGGGTGGAGGACGACGCCTTCGTCGCCGCCCTGCTCGCCGACCACGTGCCGGACTCCTCGACCCTCGACGTCATCCGTCGCCGCGTCTTCACCCACCACGGCCGCATCGCCAGCTCCTTCCGTCAGGGCCGCATCCTCATCGCCGGCGACGCCGCGCACCTGATGCCGGTGTGGATGGGCCAAGGGTGGAACTCCGGCATGCGCGACGCGACGAACCTCGCCTGGAAGCTCGCGAGCGTCCTCGCCGGCCAGGCCGACGAGTCGCTCCTGGACACCTACGATGTCGAGCGCCGCGACCACGCCAAGGCGATGATCGACCTGTCGATGACCTTCGGCTCGGTCATCAAGCCCACCAACCGCGCCGTCTGCGCCGTGCGCGACACGGTCAGCCGGGCGATGAACCTCAGCCCGAAGGTCAAGGCCTACTTCGCCGACATGCGGTTCAAGCCGATGCCGTTCTACGCCAAGGGCGTCGTCGTCTCCCCGGACTCGCTGCTCCCCGGCGAGCAGGAGCGCCGCCGCACCTCGCGCTTCATGACCGTGCGCAACGCCGTCGACAAGCAGACGCCCGTCGGCAAGCAGTTCATCCAGCCGCGGGTCAACACCCACGAGCACACGGGCGTGCGGCTCGACGACGTCATCGGTCCGTGGTGGACCGTCGCTGCCTGGGGGAACGACCCCGCGCGCCTCTTCACGCCGGAGGAGCGTCGCCAGCTCGAGCACATGGGGGCACGCTTCGTCTCCTTCATGTCCGAGAGCCAGCGTCCGTGGGCCGAACGGGAGTACGCCGGCTCCGGCACCCTGGTCGTCGGCGACACCGACGGCTCGCTCAAGGGTTGGTTCGACCGATCTGCCATGGGTGTGGTCTTCCTGCGCCCGGACCGGTTCGTCGCCGCGGCCTGCCTCGCACAGGAGTCGGGACGCGCGCTGGCCGCGCTGCGGGTCGCGATGGGCGCGACGTCGGTGGGGTCCCTACAAGGCCCGGCCGCGGACGACTTCGCGCAGCTGGCGGTGTCGGCATGA
- a CDS encoding alpha/beta hydrolase, which produces MTATTTPTSELTYESTSRMVQTRRWNIHINEAGTGKPLILLHGSGPGATGWSNFSAVIPRLAQHYRVIAVDMPGWGESDPVTWQERDHSTALLDLLDALDIDTATIIGNSMGGGTTLRFGYEHPERVHRLITMGSSSGAPTLMGAAGLTEGLKVLQKGYRQPSFETLKELVDVMTFDSKFATDELIQQRTDMVLAYPEHARNFIEGTGKKPVVELDHARLRDITAPVLLFHGRDDRVVHFEHSLRLTSMLRNSRMYLINGCGHWLQIEHAEEFAEQVLHFLRD; this is translated from the coding sequence ATGACTGCCACCACCACCCCCACCAGCGAGCTGACCTACGAGTCGACCAGCCGGATGGTCCAGACCCGCCGGTGGAACATCCACATCAACGAGGCCGGCACCGGCAAGCCGCTGATCCTGCTGCACGGCTCCGGGCCCGGCGCGACAGGGTGGAGCAACTTCTCGGCCGTCATCCCCCGCCTGGCGCAGCACTACCGCGTCATCGCCGTCGACATGCCCGGCTGGGGCGAGTCCGACCCGGTCACCTGGCAGGAGCGCGACCACTCCACGGCCCTGCTGGACCTGCTCGACGCCCTGGACATCGACACGGCCACCATCATCGGCAACTCCATGGGCGGCGGGACCACCCTGCGCTTCGGCTACGAGCACCCCGAGCGCGTGCACCGTCTGATCACCATGGGATCCTCCTCCGGCGCCCCCACCCTCATGGGCGCCGCCGGCCTGACCGAGGGGTTGAAGGTGCTGCAGAAGGGCTACCGCCAGCCCTCCTTCGAGACCCTGAAGGAACTGGTCGACGTGATGACCTTCGACTCGAAGTTCGCCACCGACGAGCTGATCCAGCAGCGCACCGACATGGTCCTCGCGTATCCCGAGCACGCCCGCAACTTCATCGAGGGCACCGGCAAGAAGCCCGTCGTCGAGCTCGACCACGCCCGCCTGCGCGACATCACCGCCCCTGTACTGCTCTTCCACGGCCGCGACGACCGCGTCGTGCACTTCGAGCACTCGCTGCGCCTGACCTCCATGCTGCGCAACTCACGCATGTACCTCATCAACGGCTGCGGCCACTGGCTGCAGATCGAGCACGCCGAGGAGTTCGCCGAGCAGGTGCTGCACTTCCTGCGGGACTGA
- a CDS encoding 3-carboxyethylcatechol 2,3-dioxygenase encodes MSLSLVAMSHTPLLGRIEVTDEVRREVDGAFAAVRDFVREVDPELVITIGPDHYNGFFYDTMPPFCLGLGAYGLGDYDTATGPLRVPADVAEDLARSVQARDVDLTISRAMGVDHGAVQPLEVIFGGIDTVPTIPLFVNGVAAPFVPMRRIRLLGEAVGRWAAERPERTLVIASGGLSHDPPVPQWATATPQVREKLIDGRNPTPEAQAARQQRVIDTARDFAAGTATITDLNPEWDHEFMRVCRAGEVTAFDGYEAEAMAATAGNSSHEVRSWVAAFAAMSAVGDYTVEHEYYRPIPEYIAGFGVMTARTKEKNR; translated from the coding sequence ATGAGCTTGTCACTGGTCGCGATGTCGCACACTCCCCTGCTCGGCCGGATCGAGGTCACCGACGAGGTGCGAAGGGAGGTCGACGGCGCCTTCGCCGCCGTGCGGGACTTCGTGCGCGAGGTGGACCCGGAGCTGGTCATCACCATCGGCCCGGACCACTACAACGGCTTCTTCTACGACACGATGCCGCCCTTCTGCCTGGGCCTGGGCGCCTACGGCCTCGGTGACTACGACACCGCGACCGGCCCCCTTCGCGTCCCGGCCGACGTGGCCGAGGACCTCGCCCGGTCCGTGCAGGCCCGCGACGTCGACCTGACGATCTCCCGCGCGATGGGCGTCGACCACGGCGCGGTCCAGCCGCTGGAGGTGATCTTCGGCGGGATCGACACCGTGCCGACCATCCCCCTCTTCGTCAACGGCGTGGCCGCCCCCTTCGTCCCGATGCGCCGCATCCGGCTGCTCGGCGAGGCGGTCGGCCGCTGGGCCGCCGAGCGCCCCGAGCGCACCCTGGTCATCGCCTCCGGCGGCCTCAGCCACGACCCGCCGGTGCCGCAGTGGGCCACCGCCACCCCACAGGTGCGCGAGAAGCTGATCGACGGACGCAATCCGACACCCGAGGCGCAGGCTGCCCGGCAGCAGCGGGTCATCGACACCGCCAGGGACTTCGCCGCCGGCACGGCCACCATCACCGACCTCAACCCGGAGTGGGACCACGAGTTCATGCGGGTCTGCCGCGCGGGCGAGGTGACTGCCTTCGACGGCTACGAGGCCGAGGCGATGGCCGCGACCGCCGGCAACTCCTCGCACGAGGTGCGCTCCTGGGTGGCCGCCTTCGCCGCGATGTCCGCCGTCGGCGACTACACCGTCGAGCACGAGTACTACCGCCCGATCCCCGAGTACATCGCCGGCTTCGGGGTCATGACCGCACGCACGAAGGAGAAAAACCGATGA
- a CDS encoding YetF domain-containing protein, whose amino-acid sequence MTTSLLWTGWTPLLQAAVMATVGYLVLVLLLRGTGPRTMSKMTPLDFVIAVTIGSAFGRLITAEKGTVSQLVAVLVLLVVLQWVLAWLRSHSTGVRRLLDHPPVVLYEDGVMRDRALRRHRLIEDDVHEAARGAGKGSLEEVHTVLLLREGSLGVIGREDIGDGSSVTPFVARE is encoded by the coding sequence ATGACCACCTCACTCCTGTGGACCGGCTGGACCCCGCTGCTGCAGGCGGCGGTGATGGCGACCGTCGGCTACCTCGTCCTCGTCCTGCTGCTGCGCGGGACCGGCCCGCGCACGATGTCGAAGATGACTCCCTTGGACTTCGTCATCGCGGTGACCATCGGCTCGGCCTTCGGCCGCCTGATCACCGCGGAGAAGGGGACGGTCAGCCAGCTGGTCGCGGTTCTCGTCCTGCTCGTCGTGCTCCAGTGGGTCCTCGCCTGGCTGCGCTCGCACTCGACGGGTGTCCGGCGGCTGCTCGACCACCCACCGGTCGTGCTCTACGAGGACGGCGTGATGCGTGACCGCGCGCTCCGCCGCCACCGCCTCATCGAGGACGACGTCCACGAGGCGGCGCGGGGCGCGGGCAAGGGGTCGCTCGAGGAAGTGCACACCGTGCTGCTCCTGCGCGAGGGCAGCTTGGGCGTCATCGGTCGCGAGGACATCGGGGACGGGTCGAGCGTGACCCCCTTCGTCGCCCGGGAGTGA
- a CDS encoding IclR family transcriptional regulator, whose translation MARWSHHEGSTVPKKVNAVDRAVRLLAMVDQFGSEGLGVSELARRTDIPKSTTFRLLHTLEESGAVERRGDSFRTGPLFGSHLALPADPEAARVQTVLTPFLSVLYEATRQTCQLAVLREGEIVFLNKLHGRHRAHSPSRIGGRAPAHCTSLGKVLLAFDREAAERVCDSELIAFTEQTITDGDALRVELSRVARSRIGVDDNEYVEGVSSVASVVMDGDGRPCASLALTGPPDVARAGHEQLLLDVCARATRAMARTS comes from the coding sequence GTGGCACGATGGTCACACCACGAAGGGAGCACCGTGCCGAAGAAGGTCAACGCCGTCGACCGCGCGGTCCGGCTGCTCGCGATGGTCGACCAGTTCGGGTCCGAGGGCCTGGGCGTCAGCGAGCTGGCGCGCCGCACGGACATCCCCAAGTCGACCACCTTCCGCCTGCTGCACACCCTCGAGGAGAGCGGGGCGGTCGAGCGGCGTGGGGACAGCTTCCGCACCGGCCCCCTCTTCGGCTCCCACCTCGCCCTGCCGGCCGACCCGGAGGCGGCGCGCGTGCAGACGGTACTGACCCCCTTCCTCTCCGTGCTGTACGAGGCGACCCGGCAGACCTGCCAGCTGGCGGTCCTGCGCGAGGGCGAGATCGTCTTCCTCAACAAGCTCCACGGCCGCCACCGCGCCCACTCCCCCTCCCGCATCGGCGGTCGCGCCCCGGCGCACTGCACGTCGCTGGGCAAGGTGCTGCTGGCCTTCGACCGGGAGGCGGCCGAGCGGGTGTGCGACTCGGAGCTGATCGCCTTCACCGAGCAGACGATCACCGACGGCGACGCGCTGCGGGTCGAGCTGTCGCGGGTGGCCCGGTCGCGGATCGGCGTGGACGACAACGAGTACGTCGAAGGGGTGAGCAGTGTCGCCTCGGTCGTCATGGACGGCGACGGTCGTCCCTGCGCATCGCTCGCCCTGACGGGTCCCCCCGATGTCGCCCGGGCCGGTCACGAGCAGCTCCTGCTGGACGTCTGCGCCCGTGCCACCCGGGCCATGGCCCGGACCTCCTGA